The following coding sequences are from one Triticum dicoccoides isolate Atlit2015 ecotype Zavitan chromosome 4A, WEW_v2.0, whole genome shotgun sequence window:
- the LOC119287799 gene encoding alpha carbonic anhydrase 7-like, with protein MPPSRDILLAVLLLFSASVLLPAARAQQEADHEEEFSYSLDAENGPAHWGDIKEEWSACGKGNMQSPIDLASPRVSLVRGLGYLNHSYIPANATIVNRGHDIMLKFEGDAGSVSIGGTPYYLRQLHWHSPTEHSVNGRRYDMELHMFHESAHGKAAVIGVFYEIGAHDAFLHKLEPYLEMIADRKDREEKMGMMDPRGARGKASVYYRYVGSLTTPPCSEGVIWTIVKRVRTVSRHQLELLREAVHDDMEKNARPRQEVNSRDISMFRPFEQNRH; from the exons ATGCCTCCATCACGGGATATTCTCCTTGCCGTGCTCCTCCTCTTCTCGGCCTCCGTCCTCCTCCCGGCAGCAAGAGCCCAGCAGGAAGCCGACCATGAGGAGGAATTCAGCTACTCGCTGGATGCGGAGAACGGGCCGGCGCACTGGGGCGACATCAAGGAGGAGTGGTCCGCGTGCGGCAAGGGCAACATGCAGTCGCCCATCGACCTCGCCAGCCCACGCGTCTCCCTCGTGCGCGGCCTCGGCTACCTCAACCACTCCTACATCCCCGCCAACGCCACCATCGTCAACCGCGGCCACGACATCATGCTCAAGTTCGAGGGCGACGCCGGAAGCGTGTCCATCGGCGGCACGCCCTACTACCTCCGGCAGCTGCACTGGCACTCGCCCACTGAGCACAGCGTCAATGGCCGCAGGTACGACATGGAGCTCCACATGTTCCACGAAAGTGCCCATGGCAAGGCCGCCGTCATCGGCGTCTTCTACGAGATTGGCGCCCACGACGCCTTCCTGCACAAG CTGGAACCATACCTGGAAATGATAGCTGATCGGAAGGACAGGGAGGAGAAGATGGGGATGATGGATCCCAGGGGCGCCAGAGGAAAGGCCAGCGTGTACTACCGCTACGTGGGCTCCCTCACCACCCCGCCCTGCTCGGAAGGGGTCATCTGGACCATTGTCAAGAGG GTGCGCACTGTGTCAAGGCACCAGCTGGAGCTTCTCAGGGAGGCCGTTCACGAC GACATGGAGAAGAACGCGAGGCCCCGTCAGGAGGTGAACAGCAGAGATATCAGCATGTTCCGGCCTTTTGAGCAAAATAGACATTGA